The region GGCCAATGATAATTACATGCCGAAATTCGAGGAGGATGTGAGCCTATGTACCGAAGACTTCATAGTTCCCGAAGACATTGTCGAGCAAGAACGCTTTCGACGGCGCCTAGTCGCTACCGCTCGAAGTATGAAGCGGAAACAGCAGCTGTTGCAGGCCAATGAGGATGCACTAAACGACAAGTCGGTCAAAATAGTTTCGGCCGAACAAGACCTTGAAGAGCGGCACCGTACTGCGCCTAAATCTTACCCATGcagatgcttgatacgtccattttgtagagTTTCACGGTGGTGTATGTATAGTGTTTGTATGCCTTTTCtctgttatttatagtgttttcctactgttatttatagtatTTGTATGCAATATAACAGTTTgtagagtaattctaatgccttttctctcataacatGCAACGTTTACAGAAAAGAGGGagataagagcaactctagcagaccccgcatcccgccccggctCGCAAAATAATCGCCAAATTGTGGGTCAGGGCCGGAAAATCCGCACGATCAGACCCTgcatcccgccccggcccgcaaaTTTTTTTGTGGGGCGCGACAAATCTTCTCCCCCAATCTCGACGGCCCACGCTCCGGGCGCCAACACCGCAGTGCGATCCCGGCCGGCGGCGGAGAAGGCCGGGAAGGCTGCGGGCATAAAGCGTAGGAAGGTTCCAGCTTCAAGGAAGCCACCTTCTTCAACCTCTCACTCCACCCNNNNNNNNNNNNNNNNNNNNNNNNNNNNNNNNNNNNNNNNNNNNNNNNNNNNNNNNNNNNNNNNNNNNNNNNNNNNNNNNNNNNNNNNNNNNNNNNNNNNNNNNNNNNNNNNNNNNNNNNNNNNNNNNNNNNNNNNNNNNNNNNNNNNNNNNNNNNNNNNNNNNNNNNNNNNNNNNNNNNNNNNNNNNNNNNNNNNNNNNNNNNNNNNNNNNNNNNNNNNNNNNNNNNNNNNNNNNNNNNNNNNNNNNNNNNNNNNNNNNNNNNNNNNNNNNNNNNNNNNNNNNNNNNNNNNNNNNNNNNNNNNNNNNNNNNNNNNNNNNNNNNNNNNNNNNNNNNNNNNNNNNNNNNNNNNNNNNNNNNNNNNNNNNNNNNNNNNNNNNNNNNNNNNNNNNNNNNNNNNNNNNNNNNNNNNNNNNNNNNNNNNNNNNNNNNNNNNNNNNNNNNNNNNNNNNNNNNNNNNNNNNNNNNNNNNNNNNNNNNNNNNNNNNNNNNNNNNNNNNNNNNNNNNNNNNNNNNNATGCCGTTCAACGGTGTCGTTCCCCCCGCGAGCGAGGTGTTTGAcgaaatggccggaaggtatgcCTCTTCGGTTTAGCGATTCCCTTTCATTTTCGCCATTAGTGTCGATAGCTCGTGACTTGTTACCGTTCGCTatagcggtggttcgaacaatgcaacAACCGAGTTCGTGAAACTTGTTGGACACGAACGCGGATGACATTGATCAAGCCCCTTTTGAACCATTCGACGACAATGAAACGGACGGCGGTGTGGATGATCATGGTTGTGCGGATGAATTGGAGGAGATCGAAGCGGAAGGGTTTGAGGAATCGCAAGCAAAGAGTGGGAAAAGTCAAAGATCGAAGAACTACATGATCTTGGAAGATCAAGCTTTGATCCAAgcatggagtgcggtgtctcttgatcCATGCACGGGTGTTTCTCAAACCGCCAAGagatattggcaaaggatcgaagatcaatacttccgcatTATGAAAAAGTATCCCAATAGGACTCCACGCACATTTCGGTCGCTTCAAGGGCATTGGGAGAATATCAAGCCTATGTGCGgccgttgggcagcttgcttggagcaagtacgcaatgcacctccaagtggcacCGTGGAGTCCGATTATGTGAGTTTGTGTTTCCTTTGTTCAAGTTGTGCATCATCATAATGTATCATGGGAAATGATTGCATCACTTTGTTCACATTTTGGAGAACATGGTGCAATCAAACGAGTTGATGTTGTTGAAGTCAttggagatcaagaaagagttggccgagaagaaggcaaaAGAGAAGCAAGAAAAATGGCAAATGCTCAAGGAAGAGGGGCTCCGCAAAGCTACCATTGAGGAGAGAAAAGCACGCGCCTCCGAAAACAAATCGATGTCATTGTTgctcgccgaagagaacaagatcatgtaaatgaaccgcaatgacatggacgacctcaccaaaacatggcatgatatggcaaggagagagatcttgaagaggagaatggtaGCCTCGGCTAGTCCGTGTTCCAGTTCCGGTGATGTTTTCTCTGCTCCACATGGTGGCAATGTGGATCATTCGGTGCGGGAGTTGGAACAAGCGATGGAGGTGGATTCGGTGGCGCCGATGAACTTCAATATTGACTCCATGGCGCGGAGTGAAGATCGACCCCCAAGATGATGCCGGACATGAGCGCAAACCTTTTGCATGCCCTCTTTTGCGTAATGAACTTCGCTTTTATTTGCGCGCAAACTATTTAtgtcgtttgaatttgaactttttgCCAAACCCTATGTCGAATGCGAGATTTGCAGTTTTTCTGTTTGCGGGTCTTCGCGGTGGTGTCCGAGCAGAACCCGcagaagccgacccgtaaaaaagcatattaTGCGAATATACCTTTTTACGGATCCGTTTGGAGGGTCTGCATCTGTGCCAGCCCACGCCGGCCCGCAAAAGTGGTTTTGCATGAACTGCAAATGAGTTTTGCGGGCAGGCGGGAtgcgggtctgctagagttgctctaaccgGCAAGTGAAATTCTGGACTTGGAAAAGCTCTGTCAAAGATacatattctgcacatctccaaataatGTTTTAAGTCCAAAAGTTGCGTTCTTTTAGATCGTAAACTTCATCCTATAGTTATTCATGCATTTTTGTATACACGATCACGCATATAAAATGTATTGTCAGTGTTTAGACAATGGTGGTATAAGAAGAAAATAAATTGGTGTTTTTTATCCTCGACAAGCTATTTTGGGTTCTCTTTCTGTGCTAGCATCTTTTCTTTTGGAATGGTATAGTTAATAGTGCTCCTATAAAGAATTTTCTGGGTAGACAATAGATATACAAGAAAAGCATGTGTTGATAGTAAGGTTGGAACTAGCAGATttcagaaggaaaatgaatgcaaatGCACTAAATCCTGCTTTGAGTAGAGATATTATCATCCCTATATTGCTAGATTTAACTTTAATCTATGCATTGCTCTGTATGTATCTCGACCTAAATGGTTCATCAATCATCATACTAGGTTTTAGTGTAGTGATTTTACTTCTGTTGCTTCTTGATGAATATGAATTACATTGTGTTTTCATGGTAGCCTTTTCTTTCCCCCCTCTAATCATGCTACTACTATTATCCTTGCCTCTATATGAAGCTAGAAATATTATGGCAACAAATGGGCATTCAGCTtctgcccgtagcaacgcacggggcaTTCTACTAGTGTTGAGCATATGTTTGAGCTTTATCTAGGTTGCTCTTGTCtccggtgtgtgtgtgtggttttGTTCTGTCCTTTCGACTTTACGTTGGTTTGTCCCCACGCTGTACTTCCCTTTCTCTTTAGTCCTGAAGACCTGAATCTGATGTGTGGTTTCATTCTGAATGAATGAAATGGAACCCGGGGTTCTTCCACCCCTGTTTCCCGAAAGAAATAGTGCGATATCTCTACCGAAGCTGCATGCATACACCACCCCGAGTTTGATGTTTCGTACTGCAATAAGTTGACTGGAGAAATTCCCAATCGGGGCCAATGCTGCATCCAACTGTCTCTTCTTCGGAATGCTGCATCCACGAAAGGACGCGCATAGGGCTGTTGAAGTGTGCTTCACTTTACCGTTGTTGACCTTCCCGAAGCGTACACGTATTTCGTATGATGTGGCCCTTTTCCCCCAGTTTATGTATAATTAATCTTCCTGGCTTTCACTTCGGGCGTCATTAACTGGATGGATTTAGCAGTTGGGTTCCATGTGGTTTGATCTGATGTCCCTTTCATACCACCGACAGCATTGTTTATGACCATGCATCCATATCGATACAACAAAATCAACAGCTCTACGGTGGACCGTCAAAAACCGAGGACTGAGATCACCTGCCGGACCATTCGATTAAAGTATCCTCCCTAGTCCTCGTGGATTTAGTCTTCACTGGGACGCCTGCATGTATCTTCTGAAGGGAGAGAGAGATTGATAAAATCAATGTTTATTGCTTGAACCTTGTGAGCATATATACAGTAATACAATGACTAGTTCAAAATACAAGATAAGGTAGGTAAGATCCTACGCTATCCATCTTTCCtaataaggctggtcacaatgggcaagaacataagctagtaacttacacacttccctagactatgttactatcttcatagtgggtacgaacatctatgtagtgtcatacaACGATgtgtttattaggttatagactcattgttttttgGAGTGTGTGatcttccggtaacttagctagttaccacaagcacctctctcttcattaaatatgtgccacataagcaaacttgtattggaatgtgtgatgttactcctaagttcctcctcATTGTGACCAGCCTAATCATAATACATAACATCCTCCTGCACTCACAACGGTAACGACGCAGACGGCGAGACTGAAGAAAAACATGAAGGTAAGCCGACGGATATCCCCACAGTCATATAACGCTCGATGCATCAcggaagtcgtggctggagtgcAAACTaatgaggttgctcaagcaaggcggtaggcATTTATGCCGTTGttgaggtagccgagagcgtgggtggtgtagCCGCAGTGCGAGGGacaccgtggtcgatgtcgagtcgggctgGCCGGTGTCGAGGTAGTCGTCGTGGACCAGAAAGAAGAGTTGCGGCGGCCGATAGTTTAGGAGTGCGGCagtggtgctcgaagtaggcgagaaAGAACCCGACAATGTGACGAAGACCAGCGCGGACGGTGACGTTTCCGTGCCTAGGAAGGCGGCCCGACGCACACCACATAGAAGTCGACACGTGTGGACGGTGAAGTGGACCGCGTGTCGCGCCGCTACGACCCAAATGGGCGACGCAATGACAACACGTGGGTCGGGGTGACGGCGGGGAAGACCTCATGGCGGTGGCAGAGATCACGTGCTACACTCGGTAGGCTCGATTGAGCGACGCAGTGGCGGTGCGAGGATCGGTGCAGCCATGAAAACAGCATGAACGGACGGCCTCGAAACGGCGGGGAAGCGCGGGCCGCGGCATTACGGCCCGAACGGGCGATGCAGCGGTAGCGCGCGGGTCGGTGCATCCGCCGGGAGAAACATGAGGCGGTGGCAGAGACCGCGTGCCATGCTCGCTACGGACCAAAGGGACGACCCAGCAGgagcgcgagggtcggtgcagccacggaGACAGCCTGGAGCGGACCATTGCTGTCTCCTTTTACCCAGCTTATTCTGGTAGTGTCTTGGTCTTCCACTTCAGGTACGTAAACTGCAGTGCACGAACTCCGTACCAGCATTACTAGTAACGGACAGAGAATCTAAAAGGGGAAGAAACTGGAATCTTCTACACACACCATCTTGAATGATCAGCAACATAGACAGAGAAAAAGGGACAACAGATTTTACTGCTCCACACACAAAACAGCCAACATTCTTCATCCACCACAATTTGTAAAACTTTGTTGTATCAATGCATATCACCAACAATAAATTGTCCTCGGCATGAAGGGGAACTCAAAATGAACCCTGCTGCTAACTCTATATCCAGCTAATGACACATGAGGTGAGAAAGGACATATCATATACATGAAATAAAGAGCAACTGCACACAATCTCCCTAGTTACAACCTCCGAAGAGCCACAAGTGATTTGTTCTAAGGACGCTCTTTATCCTCCCATTTTTTTCTGAGCTTGTTCGCCTTCACCATTGTCATTACATAGAGCTTATCAAACAGCCTGTCGACCGCCAAAAAATACGCAGCCCTCCAAGCCCTTGCGAAGAACAGTACGTTCCAGACGGTCAGAAGCCCGAGAGTGAAACCCGCTTCCACGGAGATGTATATCATCGCAGCATCATGACGATTTTCGTTTCCTGTTCCCATAAATGGAGCCTTTGCAGAGCAGGAGGAGCCATTCCGAAGAAGGCAGAGTGCAAAATTGCCCGCAAAATTCTCATTCCCGAATGTGGAAAATTGGTCCCCTGTTGGTATATCTCCAGCCAAGTTGTTGTAAGAGACATCAAACTTGGACAGAAATGTCAACTTTGTTAGAGATGCTGGTATGCACCCACCGAGGCCATTGTGGGAAAAAGTTAACGCTTCCAGGCTCAGCATGTTTGAAAGCTCGTCAGGAATGCCTCCTGAGAAATTGTTCCAGCTCAAGTCCAGTACATGAAGATTCACAAGATGGCCAAGGCCAGGCAAGACTGGCCCAACAAGCAAGTTATTGGAGAGGATGAGCGACGGCGCGAAGCTGCTAAGATGGTTGTACTGCGAACCTTTGTCAGCTGAATTCTTCTTGAGGAGCAACGGGAAGTCCTCCAAGGAATCACTCCCGCTCGAGCCACTACTTGAAATTAAGCTCTTCATCCGTGTAAAGCTCTCAGGAAGCTCCCCACCAAACAAGCTGTTTGACAGGTCGACGTAGAAGAGATTATTCAGATCGCCTAACCATGGTGGGATCTTTCCGTTCAACTTGTTCCATGAAACGTCCAGGAATTTGAGGATCTCCAAGCTCTGCATCCAAGGCGGAACGATTCCTGTGAGTGCACAGTTTGACAGGGCAAGCAGCTGCAAGCGCTTGAACCCACTGATGCCGGCCGTTGGCATTGTCTCGCCACCACGGAAGTTCTTGGTAAGCACCAAACTTGTCAGGTTGGGCAAGTGCTGCAAGACTCGCAACGCTGATGACAGGTTGGTGAAGCTATTTACAGAAATAGAGAAGTGCAGCAGGGATCGCAAATACTTGAAACTCTCTGGTATCTCCCCCTCAAACTTGTTGCTTCCAAAGTTCAGCGTCTTCAACTTTGGCAGTAATTTGAAGTCAATGGAAATCTCACCGGACAGCGAGTTGTTCCTTAGGTTGATAACCCTGAGCATTGAGCAGCTCGACAGGGAAGCAGGCAATGTGCCATTGAACGAATTTGAGGCCAAGTTTAAGAACTCCAGACTCCTCAAACCCCCCAAAATATCAGGGATGACACCAGCGAACATGTTAAATGACAGATCAATATACACAAGCTGAGAGAAGTTACCCAGGTCCTCTGCAAGACTACCAGACAGCTGATTTCCCCGTAAGCTCAGGCTCTTCAACTCTGATAGTGAGTACAGGTCGCTGGGGAATGCGCCCGAGAACATGTTCATGCTGAGGTCGAGCATTTGCAGCCTCGTTAGCCGGCCAAGCCCCTCCGGTGGCTGGCCACGGAGCGAGTTTCCGGAGAGGTTGAGCGTCACAAGGCCATCGAGCAAGGTGACCATGGAGGAGATGCCACCATTAAGGCTCTTGTTGGAGAGATCCAGCCCGACCACCCTCCCAAGATGACAGGAGATGCCGGTCCAGGAACAGCATGTGGTGTCGTTGGGACCCCAACCGACGAGACCGATGCCCTTGCTATCCAAGCCATCGTAGAAGGCAAGAAGTGCCTCCAGGTCAGTGGGGTTGCATGTCTGCTGGTTCAGAGAGTGGCTGCCATGCATGTGGAGCAGCAGAACGTAGACGAGCAAGACGTGGATCAAGTGGTAATAGCCTCCCATCTTCAGAGACAGGCGGCAGCGAAATTGGAAGGAATTTCTGCCAATTGGAAGGGAAAGAATTCTTGGATTGGATAAAAACACACTGATCTCTTGCAAGGGAAAGAATTCTTGGATTGGATAAACTCACATTGATCTCTTGCAAGGTTGCATGAACATGAAATAGCAACCTCAACAGCGCTCCAGAACAAGGCAAGACCAAACTTGTCGTAGAGAAAGCCTGGTTAAATAAACAGAGAAGAGAAACTGAGATGGGCAAATGTAAAACTTTTGACATAGTCAAACTAGATTTTTTTTTATGCTGCAAAAAATTAGATTACTTTGACACAAGCCGTGCATGCCTAGTAAGTTTCCCAAAGCATTGACAGCGACCAACCCACCGGCGCGTCCTAAGGCACATTTTTTCCAGAATGATCACCATTTTCCCAGCTGAATATTCATGTCTGGTCGTTTTTACAAAGGACGTGGGACAAGGGTGAGGGAAAAGCAAAAGGGGAATGAAGAAACTCACAGGGAGGGGGACAAGCAGTCTCTcatatacctggccatgggaagcccggcccggccggcccggcccgacgctgcccccaggccgggctcgggcctagattttgagcccgaaggtcgggccgggccgggcccggacCCGTCGATTTTGCGTTTTCCTAAAGGTCGGGCCGGGCCGACCcgaagcccgacgggcttttacgtgtttgggccgggctcgggcccagaaaacaggcccgatggccaggccgggccgggcccaggtttttgcgtcgggcttggctaggcccggcccggcccggggtATGGCCAGGTATAGTCTCTCATGACATCCCTGTGCACGGGAGCTAGATTTTCCATAGGGTGCCATCATCGAGGCTTGTCTCCGCAGGCGGGCGAGAGACGGGAGTGGAgtgttttagagcatggttaatagaagAGCCGGCTGCTGGTTCTATACTCATGACATGTCATATATAGCCTTTGTGAAAAAAGTCGCATATAATAAGGCTGACTGTAAGTTAGCAGTAGCAATTAATATTTGTATGCATGGATAAGAATGCAAATGCACTTGattggaagagaggaagaagcgccAGCCTTTAGCCCCCGCATGCATTCTTTTTCTCTCAAGTGCGGTGCTACAGCCCGGCGCTTGCTGAAGCGCccgtctctttctctttcctctcttctctctcctccagcTAGTATTTTTGCTGACCTGGACATCTTATAGCCTGCTGACTCAgccttattatacttgctcttagACGATGTTGTTCTGGTCCTTCCACATGTGCCACCAGCAGAGCAGCATGGGCGGCAGCAGGAAGCACCGATCGAGGGCGAGCAGTGAATAATTATTCCAGATGGTCTCCATCAGTTCATGATTTGCTACGTTTTTTATGTATAAATGATACAAATGCGGTAGTCATATGTTTTAGGGTTCCTTAAATTTCAAATCTCACATCCCCACAATTCCATAGttcaaaactactccctccgtcccataatataatagcGTTTTTAACAGTACACTAGTGTTAaagacgttcttatattatgggacagagggagcagCATGCAAATGTCGAGACTCTGAATTCGATACCAGTTCAGATACTTTGGTTAGAGAGTATTAACAACCGTGTGGCGCCTCGGTTGCATGTGCATTATGAAATTGTGAAGGTTAAAACTGCTTAGATCTCAGGTGGATGGCCGATTTTATAGAACGTCCT is a window of Triticum dicoccoides isolate Atlit2015 ecotype Zavitan chromosome 2B, WEW_v2.0, whole genome shotgun sequence DNA encoding:
- the LOC119368687 gene encoding phytosulfokine receptor 1-like; protein product: MGGYYHLIHVLLVYVLLLHMHGSHSLNQQTCNPTDLEALLAFYDGLDSKGIGLVGWGPNDTTCCSWTGISCHLGRVVGLDLSNKSLNGGISSMVTLLDGLVTLNLSGNSLRGQPPEGLGRLTRLQMLDLSMNMFSGAFPSDLYSLSELKSLSLRGNQLSGSLAEDLGNFSQLVYIDLSFNMFAGVIPDILGGLRSLEFLNLASNSFNGTLPASLSSCSMLRVINLRNNSLSGEISIDFKLLPKLKTLNFGSNKFEGEIPESFKYLRSLLHFSISVNSFTNLSSALRVLQHLPNLTSLVLTKNFRGGETMPTAGISGFKRLQLLALSNCALTGIVPPWMQSLEILKFLDVSWNKLNGKIPPWLGDLNNLFYVDLSNSLFGGELPESFTRMKSLISSSGSSGSDSLEDFPLLLKKNSADKGSQYNHLSSFAPSLILSNNLLVGPVLPGLGHLVNLHVLDLSWNNFSGGIPDELSNMLSLEALTFSHNGLGGCIPASLTKLTFLSKFDVSYNNLAGDIPTGDQFSTFGNENFAGNFALCLLRNGSSCSAKAPFMGTGNENRHDAAMIYISVEAGFTLGLLTVWNVLFFARAWRAAYFLAVDRLFDKLYVMTMVKANKLRKKWEDKERP